The Schistocerca nitens isolate TAMUIC-IGC-003100 chromosome 2, iqSchNite1.1, whole genome shotgun sequence nucleotide sequence tcaacaccttctcccccgttaacttcacctggtcctactcaacgcatcaagccaccttccttgatgttgacctccagctCACAGacagctacatcagtacctctgtccatatcaaaactaccaaccaccagcaatacctccacttcaacagctgccaaccATCACATACcaaaaagtcccttccatacagcctagctaccCTTGGCCGTTACATCTGTAGCGATGAGTCGACTATCTTGAAATATACTGAGGTTCTATTGAGGTCTTTACAgatcataattaccctcccaaccttgtacaaatcAGATCTCCCATGCTTTATCTTTCAAGTCATCcaacacctcccaaagtctcaccatctggccacagaggagcattccactTGTAACTCAGTACAATccaggactggagaaactgaattacattctccgccggGGTTTTGACTAGCTctcatcatgccttgaaatgagaaatgttctacacactatccttcccacccgtcccacagtggtattctgtcacCCTCCGAATcaacacaatatcctcgtccatccctacacaacccctgctcccaaccccttaccttatggctcatatccctataatagacctagatgcaaggcctgtcccatgcatcctcccaccaccagctGCTCCAGTCTGCTCAcaaacatcacctgtcccatcaaaggcagggctacaggtgaaaccaatcatgtgataGCACAGGGTAAGGTGCAAGCACTATGCTGCATTATACATGGGAATGACAACCGACAAAGTTTTCTGTTCACATGAGTGACCACCAAGaacctgtggccaagaaacaacaggaccacccagttgctgagcacaccacctaacatgacatccttcatttcagtgactactcacagcatgtgccatctggatccttcccacaaacatcagcttttctgaattgtgcatgtggaaactctccctgcaatatatcttacattcccataacccttcaTTAGTAATTATCCTTAACCATCTAGCCTCTTCCCTTTTTACTTCTCTActtttccactccccccccccacccccaccccccccacccacacTTCTCTTCCCCACCCAGCATCTACCCTCCTGACTGTACCTAACTGCCCTACTCACCACCTCGGCCCTGCatgctcccagcagcactttaAAGTCCCCCACCCTCACATTGCTATTACTCCACCTCCCTGCCCCAGCATCCTCCTTGCCTCCATCCAGTTGCATGTCCTGCAATGCACTACTGCTCACAGTATGGctctagctgccagagactgtggtcatgtgtgttgtgagttgtgtgtgtgtgctgtatatTTTTGACAAagtccttgttggctgaaagctaactttccaacatactttttgttgtgcctttctgcaagtcagcatctctgttatatgatGAGTAGTGACTATTCTTTTCATTATAATGATACTGTGTTGTTACATTTTGATATGATGATGAAATACTGTGTCATCCTAGTACCAGTACACTGTTGCTTTTTAAAACATAGATATACAATATGCAAGGAATGTATGTCCCATCAGTTGTGTGTTAATAATCCAATGAGCTTCAGTGGTCCATCAATTGTCAATATTTCAGAGAAAGCTGATTTGAAGAAAGTGACAATAGAAAACTTATTTCAACAACTATCAACAACACTTTCCTTTTTTCTTGAGGACCAACGTGTGCAGATTTCTGGGATAAGTATTATCATGGATCTAAAAGGATTTGGATTTAAGCATCTGTTTGCTCTCACACCTTCATCTGCACTGTTGTTAACAAGATTATTTCAGGTAAAATTTTAATCTGAATGTACTTTTCATTGCATTACTTTTCATTAACAATGGTGAAAACTATTGTGTCATTACCTTCTGGTTATCGCTGTCGTGTTTCAGGATTGTTTTCCCATCAGGCTTAAAGGTATCCATGTGGTGAATGAGCCTATTTTTATTGGTTCGCTATTTTCTTTATTCAaaccattcataaaggaaaaacTGAGGAAACGTGTAGGTAGAAATTCAAAAGATTTTTCAAATATCTCATATCATAAAAATCTCATATCtgaaaacacattttaatatcAAAATGTTAATTCTCATAATCATGtaatcagaaacattttccttcttTCAGATTCATTTTCATGGTACTAATTTGTCCTCACTGCATGCTTATTTACCGTATGAAATTTTACCACGCCAGTTGGGAGGAATGGTGCctgacttcaatttcactacattcAGAAGGATTTTTGAAGAAAATGAAGATGTAATTAGAGGTAATAAATTGGGTTTTGATGCACTAGGACATCCTAGTTTAACAAAAAGAGTCTAAAGAAAATAATGCTTCACCCAGTTTCTTCAAGCTTGATACAACAAGAATACTTAGGCTGTTTTTTGGTTCTGATTTAGTTTCAAGAAGCCTGTCCTATAAATTTTTAAGCTGTGATTGTTAATACTGGCACAGAGAGTTCATTTTTTAAGTATCTCATACCAGACATTGGGTATGGACAAATCACACTATAGAGTACATACACTActcctctttttttttcaaaataagttACATTTGACCTGTTCACAATTAACTATTATATTCTTTATTAGACAAAACTGAACTGCATACTAAATTTCCTTTCACAGTTAGTGGAAAATTTTAATCATAACAATGATAGAGAGCCTTAAAATATAATGCCTATATGTTATTATATAGTGcctgagaatttcgaacagctgTCTGATTCAGAATTACACGATTTAATATGAAAATGCTACACCATCAGCACACTTAGTTACATCCAAAAATATTAATCTTAATTTACTTATCACTTTATGTATATAATTCATATAATTTATCAATGTTATTCAGGCATGGAATATTgccaacacttttcactttttgctATCTTGGTATAATGAAAAAGTTGCTCCCTACTTTTAATTCTATATGTAATGTTGTCGTTTACATGCACTACTTTCCCcgacccatttgctttaaaccttTCCTATAACCTCACACCCATTTGCTCAGAAAAACACACATAGTCAGTATGGCTGGAAGTATAGAGCTGTGGCAGTTTGCTGGATAAAATGTTTGACTGCTTGATCAGTATAAGAATGCCCTACAGAAGGCAACAGATGTGTCTGAGTCTTGGTCCAGCAGATGGATTTAATGTATCAGGAAGGTTCATAACATACACTTTCCACTGCAGAGCGGATCACTAATTCCAAAAATTACTCCAAGTTTGAAAACACATGTTTATATTCATCCACATTAATCATATTGTCTCCTAAGGAAATTACCAACCTGTCTCCAGTTTCACATCACAGTCTCATTTTTCTCTTATAATATTAATGTAAAATGTTGCTTCATGACATAACATCATAATATTATtgatatcacaaataatattgatAAAGTTGACAAGTTTTCAGTGCTAAGAGCAAAAGATGAGACAATTCTTCCTTAAAAACCCTTTAAAATACTAATTCATTTCAAAAAAACTAAATTTCTTAGACATTCtgaatccaacaacatttacaacTAATGATCTTCATGTCATGGGGTACCAACCCACATTTATCACCCAGTGCACCgtcaaaaatacagtttacattgTTTTTATGTAAAATACTTCCTCTTAGGAGGGACTTAAATTTTAGGAAGAGGATCTTTTTCAAGTAAGAATGATTTACTGCATAAAGTACCTCCCAGGAATCTTTAGAGCTCAGAGTAACTTACTCTGTTCTGTCTGTGTTACTTTTCTATCTTACTGGCAACAAGAAGGAAAGGCACTTTTTTCTCACAGTGAAGACTTATAAATATTTGACCTTAATTAatcaatttcattttaaatatgACTCTTTGAAAACAACATGTACCCATGATTGTTTAACTCACATCATCTACACAAAAGAACATATAAAACAGTACCAGAGGATAATGTTGGTAATGTGTAAAAACTAACATTTTGGCTCTGGAAACTTCAAGATGAATACATTTTTCCAATCATATTTCCAAGAAATAGCgtgtttttttatgtatttgttttgcaAGAAAGGATGCCCAATTTCTTTTAAGGAAAAGAATGTACCGACAGAGAAACTTTgagaaaagtttggaaatttttatgTGAAGCTTGTTGACTTTCTTCCATCAATATCTTATAATGAATGATTTGATCTCATGTCATATCTCATAAAATGCTACTTAGAATATTATTGATGaaggtattatttttattttgcattaatATCTTTATCAACAAATACCACGTCAATGTTTATATAGCACCTGAATATCTTGCCAAATCTCACATGAAAGGTAAGAAGTTTTGTAATGATGACCACCTGTTAATGTGAAAAAACTGTATGATATATATCAGTGCTCATTGACACTCTGTTTTGTTATAGATGGTAAAGTGAGCTGAATAGTGTCACAAAATGTTTTTGACATGGTATTAGCAGAAATTCAATACCTGAAAAGATGTGGCTGTTTATCAGTCAATTTCTTGTTGAGATGAATGTAAAATTTATCCTCAGTTTTGCTTCTTGATAACATTAAAATCTAAGGGTCTACAGAAATGATTTAATACACAATACCAGTTTTAAATGATCTACAATCTCTAATGTTCCAGGATGGAGGAAGTTTGGTTACAACAAAacactacaaaattatatcatgaagTAGTAAGGTAAAttttcaaaatgaatttctttgaatatatCTTTATGCtaattttaagttaaaatttttttggcacattgaataaataaactgaattaaACATGTAAATTATATTCAGAACTATTAATGAAAGGAATAATTTTTTGCCATTTAATTGTGATACatttgatggtagagcacttgcccgcaaaaggcaaaggtcccgagttcgagtctcggtcgggcacacagttttaatctgccaggaagtttcatttgaatattgtatttgcattattttaaatttcttacaTAGTAAGGTTATTTGGGCTAGAATTAAACGAAGGAAACAGTCAAGCCTGTTAAAGAACTGATCACAAGTGCGGCAGGAATTGACGGCATTCCCTGTAGGATCTTACAACTCTCCCTCCAAGTATAATTGACCCCTTCACTCACATATTTAATTTCTCATTAGGATCAGACATCTTTCCTGAACTGTTAAAAAAAATCCAAAGTGATTTCTATTTTCAAAGCCTGTGACAAAAGATAAAGTGATGAACCATTGCCACATTAAATTAATCAGTATTTTTATAAGTGCTGGACAAAACATTGTAAAATAAGTTAATAAAGTGCTTAATACTAAAACTGAATATTAACTACCGTATATACTCGAATAATCCGCGCCCTCGAATAATCCACGCACCAcaattttgaggaagaggaaacaaaatttattttttgctttaatttgttttatttacaaaaaaaattgttccaagattatgatgtgttcaaaagtatgtaTAATAACTACTGGTTTGAAGCAACGCTGCTGTACAGGTTGATACATCGTTAAAACGCAACAGATTCAGCGGAGTGCAGCTGGCCAGCTAGCAGGTGGGTGGCCAGTGGCGTGCAGCCGGCCGGCTGGCCCATTAGATGGGCAGGCGGCCGGGGAACATTATCACCACCAGCCGGGACTCTAAGCATACCTACAATAgcaaaaaaagaaatgtgaattatcttgtttaaaaatttgttaatatggtatgtgcaataaaatattttagtcaataCTGGTACATTTCCTCTCTTACCACtctattcaaattgttcaaatggctctgagcactatgggacttaacatctgaggtcatcagtcccctagaacttagaactaattaaacctaactaacctaaggacatcacacacatccatgcccgaggcaggattcgaacctgtgaccatatcaGTCGCGTGGCCGGCCCACTCTATTCATCACTTTCACTGTCATCACTAGCGGGAGAATCATTGTCGTCTTCACCATCTTCCCATAGAGCGTCGTCCTCTGTTCCATCCCGTGAATTTGTGATTCCACATTTTTTGAAGGATTTTTCCACCAGTGGTTGCGGAATGGAGTACCATGCACTTTTCACCCATTCACAAATCTGGGACAAATCCGGCCATTGGATTTTTCCACTAGATGTGAACTTATGGTTTCCATCAGCCATCCATTGTGTATATTGctgtttaagtgcagctttgaATGGCCAATTTATACACATATCTAGTGATTGTAGGATGGATGTTAGACCTCCAGGGATAATGACCAAGtcagttttccctttttgtaatttgtcTCGCACTTCCTTAGTTGTATGTCCGCGGAAGCTGTCCAGGACCAACATGTTGCTTAAATTCAGTAACGCACCAGGATGATGTTGCCAAACATGTGTCACTCAGTAAATTATAAGTTCATTGTCCATCCACCCTTTCGGATTCGGTCTCACTAATACTGGTATGCCTTTTACTGATATTTTCAGAAtagttttccttttaaatatcaCGTAAAGTGGTAGCTTTCGTCCATCACCAGTTAGTTTCTTGAAGCTGCATTTTATTTTTTCGCCAGTCATGAATACAACTCTCACTCATGTCATACTTTCTTCCTGCTACACAGTCTCCAATATTCTTGgtttcttcaataattttcactttttctttagcAGTGTACAAGTGATAACGAGAACTTGtagccataattaacaagtttgaAGACGTTAATACTTCACTCCTAATGTGCTACTGATGCGTCACAGCCTGAGGCTGCAAACAATGCAATAGTATAATGGGATGTATTGTTGGAGTTGGAGCAGTACCATCAATGTTTCGAATAATCTGCTCACCCCAGTTTTTCGCCCTAAAATTTGGGAAAAAACTTGTGCGGATTATTCGAGTATATACGGTAATTCCCAGCACAGCCTCCTCTGCAGCTATTTCTAAGGTATTTGCATTTCAGTGTTACTGTTATAATTGGACGAATAATTAAAGCATATAGGACAACATGACTATTTATGGGACAATGTTACTTGTGGTGAAAGACGCTTGTGTGGTCATAAGGGAATCACTTACTGCACTTTATTTCCCAATGCCACCTGATTGCTGAGCTAAAATAAACTGCGAGTAAAATGGATGTGGAATTGGGCTTCAAAAACTGCCTACGGCCTATATACACAAATGCAAACTTATCTAAGTTTTTAAAAATTCTGCCAGTTGATACCAATTAAAAATTTGAATCATGGTTGTTGGGTGCTATGGCAAACTATCTGATGGAGGTATGTTCAGAGAATGAATGTTGTAAAGAAAACTTGTGAATATAGAATGTTCATTATTGTCAGGAAATGTATGTTGAGCTACTGTTTGTCATTTCTTAGAGAACTTTAGCAGACCTTTTTCTTACAGATGCTTTGACAGCAgctaaagttataaaattatatGCACTCAATAGCAAGAAACTTGTCAAATGTGTGTTTAGGATAATGATGAATTACTAAGGAAGAAAACAGATACATATGTCCATGTTGTTGATCATATATTTATGTGCATTTGTCTACTGCATAATCACCATCATCAGGGAAAGACACAGTGTTGAAGCTGACAGTTTTCTAATACCACTGACATCTGAACATAGGTATTTACAGAAATTTCGTATCATGTTCAGAGAAGTttaaatttcttttgtaaaatgtgTGACCAGAAAGTGTGTTACTGACTAATCTTTCAAGAGTAATTTATTTGAAGTTCAAAATTTTGGGCCCTTTACTTTTATGTTCATATCAGCTCATTGTAAACAAGATGAGTTATAAAGCAATACAGTTACACTTCTTGAACCATATCTCTTTGCCTtttcatttcataaccttgaaactGCACTACAGATGTGATATTCAACTAATCTCTGaatagtttaa carries:
- the LOC126236761 gene encoding clavesin-2-like, yielding MSFAYASLDNNWKLRAQNEVLEDPDKVVDNISALKNLLRDVPELYPRTDDTFLLAFLRARKHDVNEAFTLLKRFYEVKKNYPVHFEDCLPTEKGYIYDIEGLTVLDQCDNDERIVIVLRVEKADLKKVTIENLFQQLSTTLSFFLEDQRVQISGISIIMDLKGFGFKHLFALTPSSALLLTRLFQDCFPIRLKGIHVVNEPIFIGSLFSLFKPFIKEKLRKRIHFHGTNLSSLHAYLPYEILPRQLGGMVPDFNFTTFRRIFEENEDVIRGWRKFGYNKTLQNYIMK